From one Pan troglodytes isolate AG18354 chromosome 13, NHGRI_mPanTro3-v2.0_pri, whole genome shotgun sequence genomic stretch:
- the LOC129141855 gene encoding phosphatidylinositol N-acetylglucosaminyltransferase subunit Y-like, whose amino-acid sequence MFLSLSTLTVLIPLVSLAGLFHSASVEENFPQGGTCTASLCFYSLLLPITIPVYVFFHLWTWMVIKLFMHN is encoded by the coding sequence atgtttctgtctctttctacGTTGACTGTTCTTATTCCACTGGTTTCTTTAGCAGGACTGTTCCACTCAGCCTCTGTAGAAGAAAACTTCCCACAGGGCGGCACTTGCACAGCTAGCCTTTGCTTTTACAGCCTGCTCTTGCCTATTACCATACCGGTGTATGTATTCTTCCACCTTTGGACCTGGATGGTTATTAAACTCTTCATGCATAACTGA